CTTGGCAAATCTCTCGTCATTGCCATCCAATTTTTCGATAAGACCTGCTTTGTTGAGACGTTTCAGTAGATCCGACATCAATGGCCTCCATTCCTATGATATTATTGAGCATGGAATTGTTTTAAATATTTTTGGAAGATTTTATTATTTGGAAAATCCGAAAGAACTGCCTGTAATAGCGCTTTCGGTGTAACTATTGCGCCCTGCTCGCATCGTATCCAAATCCTCTGCCACAAATCGACGGGTCGCGAAATGCTTTCAACATCTCTACGCTTCCCCCCCGCGCGCTCCCAAAGGGCACGGGCTTCCAACGTTTCAGGATAATTATCCGCAAGCAGTTCAATCAAATCCAGTGGTAGTGTTTGCCCACCAAAAGAGTAGACTGGTCTTGTCGAGGCATACGCGACTTGAACAGGAATTTCATATTGAGATGGTAACAGATGACTAGAATTGCGAAAGAGCAATATCAATGCTTCAGCAGATGCACGTGCGGCAAATTTGCGATACCGGTCATCCTTGAATTTATCACCGAAATCTGAAACGCCTTTGGCGATGATTGCCGGAATTTTATGAGCCTCGGCAAGAGCTGCTAAGCCACTGGCCTCCATTTCTACTCCCAATACTTTTCTCATCGACTCAGATAGCCTTACAAAAAGTTGATCATCCTCTTTTACTGCGCCTCCTGTAGCTATCGGCGCAACATGGATTTGAAAATTTGCAGGCTTTGGTAGCTGTGTCGGAAAATGAGCACATAAATCTTCAATGTAGGATTTTCCTTGGTCAGTTAGAGTTAGCGGATTTTGAATCCATCCTTTTTGCGTGAGTCGCTTGAGGATTTCTGACCAACCCGGGCATTCATTTTCGAAATCCGCTTGTAACTTAGGATCATTTCCGTTCAACAAGCATTTCAAGACCCAATTCTCCTGACATTCATATGAAAGTCGTGGGCGCTCTCCCATCCAGGAGGGGGCTGTCGCAAAACTGACAGCCTGCATCTGTTGCACCCATAATTCAGAAGGTCGATACTGGAGCATGTCATATTCAAAAATTTCATGTCCTGATTCCACTCTTGATTTACCAGAATCATAAGACCATAGTCGCTCTCCAAAGATGACATCACCCAACTCAACTTTACCGCGTCTGCCTGCACATATGCCACTCATTGCGAGACATTTCACTTGAGTGTTGCAAATTATGCTACTGGCAACCGCCTGGGTTTGTTCACGTCCCATGTAGCCTGCCCAAGTTGCACGTATGCTTATCGAGACACCATTTTTAGCAGCAAACTGAGCATCTGCGATGATTCTCCCTGAGCTATCGGTGTCCATCCTCCACCCTGGAGCAATAATCCCATCGCGAACGGAAAGGACCTCATCAAATTCATCTTTTAATGCACATAATAGTAGAATATCAATTGGATCAAGCTGCAATGTTTGAATTTTGAGTTGACCGACAGGATCCAGAATATGAGGTTTATTGGGTATTGTAGAATCTGGTAAATTATCAACCAATCTTCTTGATTCTACTGCAACTTCATCAATCGTGATTCTGACCTTAACCACTTGTTCTGAAGTCCAATTTGTAGGGTCGCTCCAATACTCCGCCTTCATTCGTAGTCGTCGAGCAAGTTCGTCATCAATTGAGGCAATAGCTAATGATGCTTCTGTCCATAGGGTTACCAATTTGGGATTTGGTATGTTAAATTTCAAATCTTCACTCCGAATAGAAGCGAGATACATCCTAGTTTCATCAACTGTTTGCCATATCTTTCTAATAGCTTCATGCACTCTTGGGCCTCGTGGTATACCAGCGCTTGCCAGATCTTGCACAAGTTTCATGATTTCGGGCAAGACTTGATCGATTGAAGAAATAGATTCCATACTTAATTCTAAACCTCCCAATTCTCATTTGCTCGAGGGATGACGACGGGGATCTGATTAACTAGTTGATTATCTCGCATTAAAATCAACAAATCAGCTACGTCTCCTTATGGATTTTGGTGTTAACTGGTGCTTTACGCGCGGCGGCTTTTTGCCGTCGCCGTGAAAGCAAAGGTTATGGTATCCTGATAAAAGCTTTTTCAAAAAAATCCCTGATTATTCCTGAGAGTGTATTGTCTGTCAGCACTAAAACCAATGTAAGTATGGTAATAATTACGGTAAGTATTATCATTGAATATTGTAGTTTTAAGTTAATTTTTGTCGATATCAACAACATTCTGTCCCGAAAAATTGACAATATTTCATTGGCTTTCTTTTCAAGAAGCTTTTGTTGATGCTTTATTTTTTCTATCTGTTTGAGTACTCGCCAATGAAATTCACCAATAATCCAAAAATGTTGCTCACTTCTTTCCGGAAGTTTTGGCAAAAGTACATATTTAAATAAAGTGATAAAATTTCTCTGGAATTTTTCCACACCCAATAAATATTCGTCTAAAATATTCTGTGTCTCTGCTAAAGGTGCCTGATTAATCAAAAACTTATCGTAAATTGAACTGATTTGCTTTAATTTAAATTCTTTCGCAACGTCTACTATGTTGTAATTATTTACCAAAACTTTTGAAAGGTTATTTTGCTGAAAATCAAGCCACGAACTAAAAGCCAACTGTAATGCAATTTCATATAAAGACCTTGGGATCACCACACTTCTTGTTTTAGTGATTGGGTTTTTAAGATTTAAAAATAATATGTCGGTAAAAAGATGAGAATGGATCAAATTCATAATAAATGTATCTTCAAAAATATCCCAAAGGGTCGGATGACAGTGCAACTGTTCTATTAATTCTTCTATTTTCGAATCGTCTTCAACCAAACTAGAATAATCTAAAGAAGCGCTCAATGGTTTTAAGTAATAAAGTGTCGGAGTTATAATTCTGTCTGAGGATTTGTTAGTGTCTTTTGGTTGAAAAATACTTTTAATGTTTTCACCAAAATAGTTTTCATTCCAAGTCGTCCACCAAAGATTCTTCTTATATGTTGATAAAAACTGGCTATCAAGAAATTTGACAGAAAAAATCTCATCCATAATGTCCGGTTTAATTTTTCCAATAGACAATACCAAGCTTGTGTCGCAAAAATCGTCAACAAGAATGTATTTATCAGAAAAATAAACATCGGTTGTATTATTAACCTTAGCCATTTTCACAGAACGCTTTATACTTTGAAAATTGGTATACACCTCCAAGCCAATATTGTTACTTGTTTCATAGTAATCTTTTAAATAGTCTTCTGATTTTGAGTTTTCTGTATCCTTTAGAAACCTGCTACTCAATATATCAACCAATATCCAATAGCATTCATAATTATTTTGATTTATGAGATTTTCCATTTTTAATCAGATGCTATTAATAAGGGCCAATATTGTTTAAATCATAAAAATACGATTATTTAACTTCCCAAATAAGCGGTTTATCCGCCTTCATTTGGATTGTTGATAATTCTTAAAGGGTTGAATGTAAATCAGATTTATTTCATTCAATACTTTAGATTTAATCCTTTAGCATGTTTTTAAGGCTTCCACTGCCAACTTGATCTATAAACAGAAATTTGGTCACCAAGAAAGTTCCACGATCT
The window above is part of the Desulfotignum phosphitoxidans DSM 13687 genome. Proteins encoded here:
- a CDS encoding phosphorylase family protein gives rise to the protein MESISSIDQVLPEIMKLVQDLASAGIPRGPRVHEAIRKIWQTVDETRMYLASIRSEDLKFNIPNPKLVTLWTEASLAIASIDDELARRLRMKAEYWSDPTNWTSEQVVKVRITIDEVAVESRRLVDNLPDSTIPNKPHILDPVGQLKIQTLQLDPIDILLLCALKDEFDEVLSVRDGIIAPGWRMDTDSSGRIIADAQFAAKNGVSISIRATWAGYMGREQTQAVASSIICNTQVKCLAMSGICAGRRGKVELGDVIFGERLWSYDSGKSRVESGHEIFEYDMLQYRPSELWVQQMQAVSFATAPSWMGERPRLSYECQENWVLKCLLNGNDPKLQADFENECPGWSEILKRLTQKGWIQNPLTLTDQGKSYIEDLCAHFPTQLPKPANFQIHVAPIATGGAVKEDDQLFVRLSESMRKVLGVEMEASGLAALAEAHKIPAIIAKGVSDFGDKFKDDRYRKFAARASAEALILLFRNSSHLLPSQYEIPVQVAYASTRPVYSFGGQTLPLDLIELLADNYPETLEARALWERAGGKRRDVESISRPVDLWQRIWIRCEQGAIVTPKALLQAVLSDFPNNKIFQKYLKQFHAQ